A stretch of the Pseudomonadota bacterium genome encodes the following:
- the tilS gene encoding tRNA lysidine(34) synthetase TilS translates to MPRADVSFTPQFLHARLQAFPRPAGYQVAFSGGMDSHALLHALAALQAQLALPLGAVHVNHGLHPEAARWGAHCRAVCTGLGLDYAELDVDARAGRGDSPEAAARTARYAALAGWLPAGHCLLTAQHRDDQAETLLLQLLRGAGVHGLSAMPVRSGLGAGTRLRPLLDVSRAALRAYAESRRLRWIDDPSNFDTGFDRNYLRHHVMPLLAARWPAVAANLARSAAHQAEAAALLDAMAMTDLQAAAGAAAGQLRLPVLAGLPPARARALLRYWLRRATGTTPSAAVLAHMLDDIPRSRGDAQPCVSWGGYELRRYRDTLYLLQARPEPAPAEALSWTLDAPLVLPGAGGVLHARPTTGRGIRRAAVPDGGVLVRWRHGGECCAPAGRGRHHALKKLFQEHGIPPWERTRIPLIFVGERLALVAGLWVCEPFQAGPGESAFEITWDAAAPAAGAPGAAGN, encoded by the coding sequence GTGCCTAGGGCCGACGTGAGCTTCACCCCGCAGTTCCTCCATGCCCGGTTGCAGGCGTTCCCGCGGCCGGCCGGCTACCAGGTGGCCTTCAGTGGCGGCATGGATTCCCACGCCCTGCTGCACGCGCTGGCGGCACTGCAGGCGCAGCTGGCGCTGCCGCTCGGCGCCGTGCACGTGAACCACGGACTGCACCCGGAGGCGGCGCGCTGGGGCGCGCATTGCCGTGCCGTCTGTACCGGGCTCGGGCTCGACTATGCCGAGCTGGATGTGGACGCACGTGCCGGCCGCGGCGATTCCCCGGAGGCCGCGGCCAGGACCGCGCGCTATGCAGCGCTGGCCGGCTGGTTGCCCGCCGGCCACTGCCTGCTCACCGCCCAGCATCGCGACGACCAGGCCGAGACCCTGCTGCTGCAGCTGCTGCGCGGCGCCGGGGTGCACGGGCTGTCCGCCATGCCGGTTCGGAGCGGCCTCGGCGCGGGCACGCGCCTGCGGCCGCTGCTGGACGTGTCGCGCGCCGCGCTGCGCGCCTATGCCGAAAGCCGGCGCCTGCGCTGGATCGACGACCCCAGCAATTTCGATACCGGCTTCGATCGCAACTACCTGCGTCATCACGTCATGCCGCTGCTCGCGGCGCGCTGGCCGGCGGTGGCGGCGAACCTGGCGCGCAGCGCCGCACATCAGGCCGAGGCGGCCGCGCTGCTGGATGCAATGGCCATGACCGATCTGCAGGCCGCGGCCGGCGCGGCAGCGGGGCAGCTGCGGCTGCCGGTCCTGGCCGGCCTGCCGCCGGCGCGCGCACGCGCGCTCCTGCGTTACTGGCTGCGACGGGCGACGGGCACGACGCCTTCGGCTGCCGTGCTTGCGCACATGCTCGACGATATCCCGCGCAGTCGCGGGGATGCGCAGCCCTGCGTAAGCTGGGGCGGGTACGAATTGCGCCGGTATCGTGACACCCTGTACCTGCTGCAGGCGCGCCCCGAGCCGGCACCGGCGGAGGCGCTGTCCTGGACGCTGGATGCGCCGCTGGTCCTGCCCGGTGCCGGCGGCGTGCTGCACGCACGGCCGACCACGGGGCGCGGGATCCGCCGCGCCGCCGTCCCGGACGGCGGCGTCCTGGTGCGCTGGCGGCACGGCGGCGAATGCTGCGCGCCGGCAGGACGCGGCCGCCATCACGCATTGAAGAAACTGTTCCAGGAACACGGCATACCGCCCTGGGAACGCACACGAATTCCCCTGATCTTCGTCGGCGAGCGGCTCGCGCTGGTAGCCGGGCTGTGGGTGTGCGAGCCGTTCCAGGCCGGTCCCGGCGAGTCCGCGTTCGAGATCACGTGGGACGCTGCGGCGCCGGCAGCAGGCGCGCCCGGCGCCGCGGGTAATTGA
- a CDS encoding CTP synthase encodes MTRFIFITGGVVSSLGKGIASASLGTLLETRGLKVTLLKLDPYINVDPGTMSPFQHGEVFVTNDGAETDLDLGHYERFVRTTMTKDNNFTTGQIYESVIRKERRGDYLGATVQVIPHITDEIKHSIRKGADDADIAMVEIGGTVGDIESLPFLEAIRQMGVELGHERALFMHLTLVPYIAASGEIKTKPTQHSVKELRSIGIQPDILLCRSDRPLPPSERRKVALFTNVEERAVISAVDVDSIYKIPLLLHDQQLDDIVVEKMRIECAPADLAEWQQVVRGIEQVDQEVTIAMVGKYVDLTESYKSLSEALVHAGIHTRSKVKIRYVDSESIELNGTGILAGAAAILVPGGFGERGVEGKIEAVRYAREQNIPYLGICLGMQVAVIEFARHVAGLDGAHSTEFRKAAAHPVIALITEWSREDGSRETRSEDSDLGGTMRLGGQKCRLVPDTLAHRLYGRDIITERHRHRYEFNNHYREVLASHDLVLSGTSLDGQLVEVIEIASHPWFFACQFHPEFTSTPRDGHPLFTGFVQAALAYQAGTLTAAAAPAVAEADA; translated from the coding sequence ATGACCCGATTCATCTTCATCACCGGTGGTGTGGTGTCCTCTTTGGGCAAGGGCATCGCATCGGCCTCGCTGGGTACATTGCTGGAGACCCGCGGACTCAAGGTCACGCTGCTCAAGCTCGATCCCTACATCAACGTCGATCCCGGCACCATGAGCCCGTTCCAGCACGGCGAGGTCTTCGTCACCAACGACGGCGCCGAGACCGACCTCGACCTCGGGCACTACGAACGCTTCGTCCGCACCACCATGACGAAGGACAACAATTTCACCACCGGCCAGATCTACGAGAGCGTGATCCGCAAGGAGCGCCGCGGCGACTACCTCGGGGCCACCGTGCAGGTGATCCCGCACATCACCGACGAGATCAAGCACAGCATCCGCAAGGGCGCCGACGACGCGGACATCGCGATGGTCGAGATCGGCGGTACCGTCGGCGACATCGAGTCGCTGCCGTTCCTCGAGGCGATCCGCCAGATGGGCGTCGAACTCGGGCACGAGCGCGCGCTGTTCATGCACCTGACCCTGGTGCCCTACATCGCCGCATCCGGCGAGATCAAGACCAAGCCGACCCAGCACTCGGTGAAGGAACTGCGCTCCATCGGCATCCAGCCGGACATCCTGCTGTGTCGTTCCGACCGGCCGCTGCCGCCGTCCGAACGCCGCAAGGTGGCGCTGTTCACCAACGTCGAGGAGCGCGCGGTGATCTCCGCGGTCGATGTCGACAGTATCTACAAGATCCCGCTGCTGCTGCATGACCAGCAGCTCGACGACATCGTCGTCGAGAAGATGCGCATCGAGTGCGCGCCCGCGGACCTGGCGGAGTGGCAGCAGGTGGTGCGCGGCATCGAGCAGGTGGACCAGGAGGTCACCATCGCCATGGTCGGCAAGTACGTCGACCTGACCGAATCGTACAAGTCGCTGTCCGAGGCGCTGGTGCACGCCGGCATCCACACGCGCAGCAAGGTCAAGATACGCTATGTGGATTCCGAGAGCATCGAGCTGAACGGCACCGGCATACTGGCCGGGGCCGCGGCCATCCTGGTGCCGGGCGGATTCGGCGAACGCGGCGTCGAGGGCAAGATCGAGGCGGTGCGTTACGCCCGCGAGCAAAACATTCCGTATCTCGGCATCTGCCTCGGCATGCAGGTCGCGGTCATCGAGTTCGCGCGTCACGTGGCGGGGCTGGACGGCGCGCATTCCACCGAATTCCGCAAGGCCGCAGCGCATCCCGTGATCGCGTTGATCACCGAGTGGAGCCGCGAGGACGGCAGCCGCGAGACCCGCAGCGAGGATTCCGACCTCGGCGGCACCATGCGCCTGGGCGGGCAGAAATGCCGGCTCGTTCCCGACACGCTCGCGCACCGCTTGTACGGCAGGGATATCATCACCGAGCGGCATCGCCACCGCTACGAATTCAACAACCATTACCGCGAGGTCCTGGCGTCGCATGACCTGGTGCTGTCCGGCACCTCGCTGGACGGCCAGCTCGTCGAGGTGATCGAGATCGCGTCCCACCCCTGGTTCTTCGCCTGCCAGTTCCACCCCGAATTCACTTCCACCCCGCGCGACGGGCATCCCCTGTTCACCGGGTTCGTGCAGGCCGCGCTGGCCTACCAGGCCGGTACGCTCACGGCCGCCGCGGCGCCGGCGGTGGCCGAGGCCGACGCCTGA
- a CDS encoding acetyl-CoA carboxylase carboxyltransferase subunit alpha encodes MNLNFLEFEQPIAELEAKIDELHYVSGDTDINISEEVEKLKAKSRELTESIFNSLTPWQISQLARHPQRPYTMDYIVRLFTDFEELHGDRHYADDNAIVGGLARFEGTPVMVIGQQKGRDTKEKLQRNFGMPRPEGYRKALRLMQLAERFGLPVLTFIDTPGAYPGIGAEERGQSEAIARNLLVMSRLRTPIVCTVIGEGGSGGALAIGVGDVTLMLQYSTYSVISPEGCASILWKSAEKASDAAEALGITSARLSELGLVDKVIKEPLGGAHRDVDGAAENLRQVLQEALGKLSGKSLDKLIEQRYKRLMAYGQFSER; translated from the coding sequence ATGAACCTCAATTTTCTCGAATTCGAGCAGCCGATCGCCGAGCTGGAGGCGAAAATCGACGAGCTGCACTATGTCAGTGGCGACACCGACATCAATATCAGCGAGGAAGTGGAGAAGCTCAAGGCCAAGAGCCGCGAACTGACCGAGTCGATCTTCAACAGCCTGACGCCCTGGCAGATCTCGCAGCTCGCGCGCCACCCGCAGCGCCCCTACACCATGGATTACATCGTGCGGCTGTTCACCGATTTCGAGGAGCTGCACGGCGACCGGCACTATGCCGACGACAATGCCATTGTCGGCGGACTCGCCCGCTTCGAGGGCACGCCGGTCATGGTCATCGGGCAGCAAAAGGGACGCGATACCAAGGAGAAGCTGCAGCGCAATTTCGGCATGCCGCGGCCCGAGGGCTATCGCAAGGCCCTGCGGCTGATGCAGCTGGCGGAACGCTTCGGCCTGCCGGTGCTGACCTTCATCGACACACCGGGCGCGTATCCCGGCATCGGCGCCGAGGAGCGCGGCCAGAGCGAGGCCATCGCCCGCAACCTGCTGGTGATGTCGCGCCTGCGCACCCCGATCGTCTGTACGGTGATCGGCGAGGGCGGTTCGGGCGGCGCGCTGGCGATCGGCGTCGGCGACGTGACCCTGATGCTGCAATACAGCACCTATTCCGTGATCTCGCCCGAGGGCTGTGCCTCGATCCTGTGGAAGAGCGCGGAGAAGGCGTCCGATGCCGCCGAGGCGCTCGGTATCACCTCGGCGCGGCTCAGCGAGCTGGGCCTGGTCGACAAGGTGATCAAGGAGCCGCTCGGCGGTGCGCACCGCGACGTGGACGGAGCGGCCGAGAACCTGCGCCAGGTGCTGCAGGAAGCGCTCGGCAAGCTGAGCGGCAAGTCGCTGGACAAGCTCATCGAGCAGCGCTACAAGCGCCTGATGGCGTACGGACAGTTCAGCGAGCGCTGA